In the genome of Candidatus Eisenbacteria bacterium, the window GGAGCTCTTTGCCTTGACCGTCCAGCTTGGCCCCGCCGTAGAGACCTATCTTGATGAAGCCTATATCGACATCACCGGCACCGGCTCTCTTCACGGCGATTTTCTGAAGGCTGGACAGTGGCTGCGCTTGGAAGCCCGCCGCCGGACCGGGTTGAATGTCTCCGTCGGGATCGGTTCCAGCCGAATGACGGCCAAGATGGTGACCCGGCGTGTGAAGCCGGACGGGATCGGTTTTCTCCCCCCCGGCGCTGTTTCTGATTTTATGGCGGCCTTGCCGGTCACGGAGATCCCCGGTGTCGGTCATGCGACCGGCCGGATCCTCAAACGACTCGGCGTGCAGACGGTTGAGGATTTGCGCCGCCTTCCTGAACCGGCCTTGCGCGACTTGTTGGGGCCGGCGGCGAGGGTATTGCATCAACGCGCCTGGGGTCTCGATACGCGTCCCGTCAACCGCCGCGAGATTCCGGGAAGTATCCGCCGGGAGAGTTCCCTGGAAGAACCCACAATTGAAGAGGAGAAAATCGTGGGGATGCTTCACTATCTTTGTGAAAGGGCTCTTCTGGAGGTGCGCCGCCAAAGCCTCGCCGCCCGTCACTGCATGGTTTTTGTTAACTATGTCGACGGCCCCGGCGAGAAACGCCGCGTCCGTCTCGAGAGCCCCGTCTCATCGCAGGGGGTGGTCTTTCATGCCGCCCGAAAACTTTTGATGCCCCTGCTCAAACGGCGCGCCGCGGTGATGCATCTGGGATTGCAGCTCTCCGGTTTTGGGTCATGTCCCGGGGAGCAACAGAGTCTTCTGCCCTTGGAGGATGGGGATGATCCCGTTGAATCGATCGATCTGGATCGTTCCATCGATCGGGTTCGTGAACGATTCGGCTTCTCATCCTTGGTTCGGGGGCCTTCCCTGGAATTGATGGGACATCTGCCGCGCGACGCCCATGGTTATGTGCTTAGAACGCCCTGTTTGACCCGCTGAGTATGAAATCCCCCGGCCCGCCATGGGTGCCTCTCCTGGTTCATTCCCACGGTTCCCTCATGTGGGGAACGCAATCACCCGAGCAGCTGATAAACCGGGCGGCACTGGAAAGGATCCCCGGATTGGCGTTGACGGATCGGGACAATCTCTATCTCGCCGTTCCGGCCTTGAAGGCGGCGGCGGAGAGAAATGTTAAACTTCTGCTGGGAGCGGAGATCACAAGGCGGGAGGAAACGTCATCGGAGAGAAAGAGCGTGGTTGTCTATGCGCTCAATCTCGACGGATACGGGCGGTTGTGCCGCTTGATCACAGAGCGGCAAACAGGACCCGACTTTCAGATAATCCCATCGCTTCTGCGAGCCGGCCTTTCAGAAGTGGGCGCGGGTTTGTTTGTGGCGACCGAGGACGCCTCACTCCTCGAACGGCTGGCGGTTGAGTGCCCGGAGGATCGCTTGGGGGCGTTACTGGTCCGGAGCCCCGGCCGTTCGAGATGTCAGGAGTCCGCGTTGCGGGAAGCCGCCAAGCGCGGCGATCTTCCCCTTCTCGGGAGCGTGCAGATTACGGTGGCGGAACCGAGAGATCTTCACCTGCACAGACTGCTATGCGCCATACGCAAAAAGGAGATGGTCTCAAATATCACGGCGGATGATCAAGCCGGAGCCGGAACCGTCTGGCCCTCGCCGGAGGAGATGACCGAACTTTGGCAGGATGATCCGGGCGCCCTAGCCGGCAGCCGTGACCTGTTGGAGCGAAGCGAACTCACGATCCGCGATTTGACCTCCCGCGGGCCGATCTTTCCCACCCCACCGGGATCAAGCCGGGAGAAATCGTATGATCAACTCTATAGGATCTGCCAGGTGGGGCTGAACCGGCGTTACCCGCAGATAACGCCGCGGGTGGTCCGGCGTCTTCATAGAGAATTGGAGATTATCCGCGAGCTCGGCTTCATCGATTATTTCCTGGTTGTGGGGCGGATTGTGGCCGAGGCGCAACGGCGGGGGATACCAAATGTCGGCAGAGGGAGCGGGGCCGGTTCTATCGTCTCCTATGTCCTTGGGATAACCAATGTCGATCCTATACGTTATCGGCTTTACTTCGAGCGTTTTCTTCACAAACTGCGCCGTGATCTTCCCGATCTCGATATCGATTTCTGCTGGCGGCGGCGCGATGAAGTGATCCGTTGGGTCTATGAGACCTATGGGGCCGAGAGGGTCGCCATGATCTCGACCCACAACACCTTTCATCCTCGCAGCGCCTTTCGCGAGGCTGCCAAGGCCCTGGGCGTTCCCCACGGTGTTGTCAATCGCTTGTGCCGTTCCATTCCAAGGTGTTTCTTTTCCTCTGACGACGAGCCATCCGCCGCGCCGCCGCCTGCGCCGCAGAGCGCCGCGCCCCCCCGTTCGCTCATTGAAATGGTGCGGGCCGGTCCCCTGGGGCATCGAGTGCCCCTTGACGATCCCCCTTTCCCCGAAATATTTGCTCTCGCGGAACGGCTCCTCGGGATGCCGCGCCATCTCGGCCTCCACCCGGGCGGCATCGTGATCTCCGATCATGTCCCATTGGCCCACTATGTTCCCCTGCAACCGGCGGCCAAGGGGATCATCGTCACGCAATTCGAGATGCGCGCCATCGAGGAAGTCGGATTGGTGAAGATCGATCTTCTGGGAAATAGGGCCCTATCGACCATCGCGGAGACAGAAGAGATCCTCCTCGGCGGGGGTCAAAAATTGAATTGGGATGCGATACCGCACGACGATCCCAACACAGGACGGATCCTCTCAATGGGACAATCGCTCGGATGTTTTCAGCTCGAGTCTCCGGGGATGCGGCAACTTCTCGTCATGACAAACGCCAAGAATCTCGAAGGGGCCCTGCATGCCCTGGCCCTCATCCGGCCCGGTCCATCGGGATCCGGTATGAAAGAGGCCTTTATCCGCCGGGTGCGCGGGGAAGAACCAGTGTCGGTGCGGCATCCCCGGTTGGAATCTCTGCTCCTGTCGACACACGGCGTCATGCTCTATGAAGAGGATGTCATGTCGGTGGCCGCCTGCATCGGAGGTTTCTCACTGGCTTTGGGCGATCTTCTGCGCCGGGCGATCGCCGTCGCAAGGGCCGGGGAGAAGGGTGACGAGCCGGCGGGAGAGGACCCATGGACCGGCCGGACCCTTAAGGGTCTCGAAGACGGATTTCTGCAGCGCGCCGTGAATCAGGGCATCCCGGTTCAGATCGCCCGGGAGGTCTGGAAGGATCTGACACGCTTTGCGGCCTACGCCTTTTGTAGGGCGCATGCTGCGGGATACGCCGTCTTGGCCTATCGCAGCGCCTATTTAAAAGCCCACTTCCCCGGACCTTTTACAGCGGCTCTCTTTAACAATCACCAGGGGATGTATCCCCTTCGATCCCATGTCGAGGAGGCGCGGCGTTGTGGCCTCCTCATCCGGCCTCCCTGTATCCATCGCAGTGAAGAAGGGTGGAAATGGGAAACCGACGCCCTCCGCTGCGGATTGAATCGAATTCATAGGCTGACAGAGACGATGCGGGGAAGAATTCTGGAGGAACGGCGGAAGGAACCTTTTCGCTCGCTGGGGGATCTTTGGAGCCGGGTTCCGGCGACATTTCCCGAGATAGAGGCCCTTGTCCGCATTGGGGCGTTGGAAACGGTGCCCCCGGGCGACAGGCGATCGCATCTTTGGGAGCTTTATCGTCTTGCCCGGCGAACCCGCTCTTCTCACGCCGCCGCGGCCACGGCGGCTCCCACACTTTCCCTGCCCCCCCCCAAATCAGTGGCCGTCATGACAGAGATGGCGCCCCCCTCGCTGTGGGAAAGGTTATGCGACGAGATGGAGATTCTCGATATGGCGCTATCGGGCCATCCCATAGAAGTCCTTCGCCGGATGGGTGCTTTGGCGGACGCTTTGGCAAAGGCTTTGAGCGCCGCCCGGGGGAATGGAAGGGGGGCTTTCCGAGGCGGCCGGCCGGGGCGGCTGGATGACAGCCGCGATATCCCCAAGGGGGGGCGTTGCACGATGGCCGGGTGGATCGCCGCCATGCGGCGGGTTCAAACATCGCACGGCGACCCGATGCTCTTTGTCACGCTTGATGACGAATTCGGGCTTGTTGAATCTGTTGTTTGGCCCGGGCTCTACCACGAGGCGGTGCGGGCCTTGGGCGCCGGACGTCTCTGGCTGGTCTCCGGTATTGTTAAGGAACGTTACGGTGCTTACACATTAGAGATGGATGCGATTCACCCCATGCATGAGCTTTCAAAGGCGCTCCACAGAACGGACCCAATGAAAGCAAACTAAACGAAATCAACCAAACGAACCAAACCAAACCAATTTAGACAACAACAATTTCGCCCGCGCGACCCTCTTCCATCCGGCCGATCTGTGAAGCCTCGATACCTTCTTGCAGCAGGATCTTCAGAAGGGAGGGGGCGGAGGATTCAGAAACAGAAAAGAGAAGGCCACCCGATGTTTGGGGGTCGAAAAAGGCCAGCATGGGCCAATCATCCTTGTCCATCTCGGATTGTAGGAAGGATTTTAGATAAAGCTGGTTCGCCCGCAGTCCACCGGCGATTTGCCGGTCTTCAGCCATCTCCCGCGTGCCGGGAAGGATACGGACCGAAGAGGCCTCGACCACGGCGCGAAGGCCGCTTTGCTGGGCCATTTCATGAAGATGGCCGAGCAGTCCGAATCCGGTGATATCGGTCGCCGCGTGGGGATCGAAGGGGAGCGCGACCGTCAGCCCTTCCCTGTTCAACCGGCGCATGGAGCGGGTCATCAGGGCCAGCGATTCTTCCCCGAGTTTGCCGTTGCGCAGCCCCGTCGCGAGCAGGCCTGTACCGATCGGCTTTGTCAGAATAAGCCGGTCACCGGCTCTTGCTCCCGCCTTTGTTAAAATACGCTGTGGATGGATCCGGCCCGTGACGGCGAGGCCGAAGAAAGGTTCCGGATTGCGCACCGTATGGCCGCCGAGAAGGGCGACGCCGGCTTCATCGAGAACGTCCTGCGACCCCGACAGGATTTCGGCCAGGATATCGAGAGACAATAGATCCGTCGGAAAACCGACAATGTTCAAGGCGGTCAAGGGCTCGCCGCCCATGGCGTAGATGTCGCTCAATGAGTTGGCGGCGGCGATGGCGCCGTAGTCACGGGGGTCATCCACAACCGGGGTGAAATAATCGACCGTTTGTACAAGAGCCAGATCATCGCTGATTTTGTAGACACCCGCATCGTCGGCGGCGTTCATTCCTATTAAGACCGACGGATGGGACCGGGCCGCCCTCTGTGTCTTTGCCAGCACGATCTCCAGAGCCTCCGGAGAAAGCTTGGCCGCTCAGCCGGCGCAGCTGGACATCTCGGTCAACCGCCGGATTTCCTCTCGACTCATCCTTTGTAACTCCTAACGTACATATCCAAATGTAAATGCCAAAGACTCAAGCCAGATTGGCCGTCTTTTAATAGACAGCCAATCTGGTTTTAAAATGGCGATTCTTCGGCGGGACTCAGCGTCCCAGTTTGAGCAATCGGACCGCCGGTTGATCACCGCACCCGCGGACCCTTGCCCAGTAAACGCCTTGGGCGACCTTCCTGCCGCTCTGATCCCGGCCATCCCACATCACATTGAGCGGTGTGGGACCCGCGGACCATGCTTTGCGCCAGACGCGGCGCCCCTGAACATCATAAATCTCCACGGTCCGGCGGGATGATGCCGGCGGCAGGGTCATCGAGACCGATTTGGTAAAGGGACTCGGCGTCGCTTGGAAAGAGAGGCGGACCTGATAGGAGGCTATGAAGGGGCCCGCTTGCGGATCGACCCCCTGCGGCGTATCCATGAGGATCCAATAGGCATACGTTTCGCCGGGGAGGAGATCGGTATCCATCCATCCCATGATGCGGGCATCGGGATCGAGCCAGCTCACATCCCCATAGAGCGTATAAGCGCCCGACCGGGGATCATCCGGATTGACGAGAGGTCCGCGTCTCGCAATGAGGAAGGAAGAGGGCGAAAGGTCGGCGGGCGCCTCCCATTGCAGGCGAAGGCCGCCGGGGTGCGCCTCGATCCCCGCTGAGGCGATGAGGACAGGGGTCGTCCCCGTTGTATCGGGGATGCTGTCGCCTTGAAATGTCCAATCGGCCCGGCGGACATAGACATCCC includes:
- the dnaE gene encoding DNA polymerase III subunit alpha, whose amino-acid sequence is MWGTQSPEQLINRAALERIPGLALTDRDNLYLAVPALKAAAERNVKLLLGAEITRREETSSERKSVVVYALNLDGYGRLCRLITERQTGPDFQIIPSLLRAGLSEVGAGLFVATEDASLLERLAVECPEDRLGALLVRSPGRSRCQESALREAAKRGDLPLLGSVQITVAEPRDLHLHRLLCAIRKKEMVSNITADDQAGAGTVWPSPEEMTELWQDDPGALAGSRDLLERSELTIRDLTSRGPIFPTPPGSSREKSYDQLYRICQVGLNRRYPQITPRVVRRLHRELEIIRELGFIDYFLVVGRIVAEAQRRGIPNVGRGSGAGSIVSYVLGITNVDPIRYRLYFERFLHKLRRDLPDLDIDFCWRRRDEVIRWVYETYGAERVAMISTHNTFHPRSAFREAAKALGVPHGVVNRLCRSIPRCFFSSDDEPSAAPPPAPQSAAPPRSLIEMVRAGPLGHRVPLDDPPFPEIFALAERLLGMPRHLGLHPGGIVISDHVPLAHYVPLQPAAKGIIVTQFEMRAIEEVGLVKIDLLGNRALSTIAETEEILLGGGQKLNWDAIPHDDPNTGRILSMGQSLGCFQLESPGMRQLLVMTNAKNLEGALHALALIRPGPSGSGMKEAFIRRVRGEEPVSVRHPRLESLLLSTHGVMLYEEDVMSVAACIGGFSLALGDLLRRAIAVARAGEKGDEPAGEDPWTGRTLKGLEDGFLQRAVNQGIPVQIAREVWKDLTRFAAYAFCRAHAAGYAVLAYRSAYLKAHFPGPFTAALFNNHQGMYPLRSHVEEARRCGLLIRPPCIHRSEEGWKWETDALRCGLNRIHRLTETMRGRILEERRKEPFRSLGDLWSRVPATFPEIEALVRIGALETVPPGDRRSHLWELYRLARRTRSSHAAAATAAPTLSLPPPKSVAVMTEMAPPSLWERLCDEMEILDMALSGHPIEVLRRMGALADALAKALSAARGNGRGAFRGGRPGRLDDSRDIPKGGRCTMAGWIAAMRRVQTSHGDPMLFVTLDDEFGLVESVVWPGLYHEAVRALGAGRLWLVSGIVKERYGAYTLEMDAIHPMHELSKALHRTDPMKAN
- the selD gene encoding selenide, water dikinase SelD; this translates as MLAKTQRAARSHPSVLIGMNAADDAGVYKISDDLALVQTVDYFTPVVDDPRDYGAIAAANSLSDIYAMGGEPLTALNIVGFPTDLLSLDILAEILSGSQDVLDEAGVALLGGHTVRNPEPFFGLAVTGRIHPQRILTKAGARAGDRLILTKPIGTGLLATGLRNGKLGEESLALMTRSMRRLNREGLTVALPFDPHAATDITGFGLLGHLHEMAQQSGLRAVVEASSVRILPGTREMAEDRQIAGGLRANQLYLKSFLQSEMDKDDWPMLAFFDPQTSGGLLFSVSESSAPSLLKILLQEGIEASQIGRMEEGRAGEIVVV
- a CDS encoding DNA polymerase IV, translated to MAVGVRDVRGVAGAPVWRDHPAYLHLDIDAFFASVEQVRNPRLRSLPVIVGTGVIASCSYEARRYGLAAGMPLSQAQRLCPEAVVLPGHAQVYRCFAEELFALTVQLGPAVETYLDEAYIDITGTGSLHGDFLKAGQWLRLEARRRTGLNVSVGIGSSRMTAKMVTRRVKPDGIGFLPPGAVSDFMAALPVTEIPGVGHATGRILKRLGVQTVEDLRRLPEPALRDLLGPAARVLHQRAWGLDTRPVNRREIPGSIRRESSLEEPTIEEEKIVGMLHYLCERALLEVRRQSLAARHCMVFVNYVDGPGEKRRVRLESPVSSQGVVFHAARKLLMPLLKRRAAVMHLGLQLSGFGSCPGEQQSLLPLEDGDDPVESIDLDRSIDRVRERFGFSSLVRGPSLELMGHLPRDAHGYVLRTPCLTR